Proteins from a single region of Nodularia sp. LEGE 06071:
- a CDS encoding thioredoxin family protein, translated as MVLSVSERTFTQEVLQSPIPVLVNFEAPWCGLCRIIHPLLLQFNAQCGEQIKLVGVNADDNFKLANTYRLKSLPTLILVENGIIRHRLEGFRGKEDLRLALEEIKLTYNNRSQTYNNLTTADLEYRSA; from the coding sequence ATGGTGTTGTCGGTTAGTGAGCGGACATTTACTCAAGAAGTTTTACAATCTCCAATTCCTGTTTTAGTTAATTTTGAAGCACCCTGGTGTGGCTTGTGTCGCATTATTCACCCTCTGTTGTTGCAATTTAATGCTCAATGTGGGGAGCAAATTAAGTTAGTAGGGGTTAACGCTGATGATAATTTTAAACTGGCTAACACTTACCGACTAAAGTCACTACCAACTTTAATATTGGTGGAGAATGGCATTATTCGGCATCGCCTAGAAGGTTTCCGTGGTAAAGAAGATTTACGTCTGGCTTTAGAAGAAATTAAACTTACTTACAACAACCGTTCTCAAACATACAACAATCTCACAACAGCAGACTTAGAATATCGTTCAGCTTAA
- a CDS encoding NAD(P)H-quinone oxidoreductase subunit 5, producing the protein MEVIYEYAWLIPVFPLVGAMLVGLGLISLNQVTNRLRQLNAVLIISLMGAAMGFSLALLWSQIQGHAPYLYTLEWAAAGNFHLSMGYTIDHLTAVMLVIVTTVALLVMVYTDGYMAHDPGYVRFYAYLSLFGSSMLGLVISPNLVQIYIFWELVGMCSYLLVGFWYDRKAAADACQKAFVTNRVGDFGLLLGILGLFWATGSFDFGVMGDRLAQLVETGSISNFLAILLAILVFLGPVAKSAQFPLHVWLPDAMEGPTPISALIHAATMVAAGVFLIARMYPVFEHVPVAMNVIAFTGAFTAFLGASIAITQNDIKKGLAYSTISQLGYMVMAMGLGSYSAGLFHLMTHAYFKAMLFLGSGSVIHGMEGVVGHDAVLAQDMRLMGGLRKYMPITGITFLIGCLAISGVPPFAGFWSKDEILGKAFEASPLLWLIGWLTAGITAFYMFRMYFMTFEGKFRGTDEKIKAKLKKAAAPIIVELDSAALAPNFGPGAMKKGELAANAHDSHEHHSDTPHESPWTMTLPLALLAIPSMLIGLVGTPYANYFEEFIFPPSETLSEVLEKAAEFNPTEFYVMAGASVGISLIGITLASLMYLRGKIDPAAIASQIKPLYDLSLNKWYFDDIYHRVFVLGLRRLARQVMEVDFRVVDGAVNLTGFFTLVSGEGLKYLENGRAQFYALIIFGAVLGLVIVFGVT; encoded by the coding sequence ATGGAAGTAATCTATGAATATGCCTGGCTAATTCCAGTATTTCCGCTTGTAGGGGCAATGCTGGTTGGTCTAGGGTTAATTTCTTTAAATCAGGTGACAAACCGCCTGCGACAACTTAACGCTGTATTGATCATCTCCCTGATGGGAGCAGCAATGGGTTTCTCGTTGGCCTTGCTGTGGAGTCAAATTCAAGGACACGCTCCTTACCTCTATACCCTCGAATGGGCAGCAGCAGGCAATTTTCACCTGAGTATGGGCTACACTATCGACCACTTAACAGCCGTGATGCTGGTGATTGTGACCACGGTAGCGTTATTAGTCATGGTCTACACCGATGGCTATATGGCTCATGATCCTGGATATGTCAGGTTTTACGCCTATCTCAGTTTATTTGGTTCCTCGATGTTGGGTCTAGTAATTAGCCCTAACTTGGTGCAGATTTACATATTCTGGGAACTAGTTGGGATGTGTTCTTACTTGCTGGTCGGCTTTTGGTACGATCGCAAAGCCGCAGCCGATGCTTGTCAAAAGGCATTTGTCACCAACCGGGTGGGTGACTTTGGTCTGCTCTTGGGCATCCTGGGACTGTTCTGGGCCACAGGAAGCTTTGATTTTGGGGTGATGGGCGATCGCCTAGCTCAACTCGTAGAAACAGGTTCTATCAGCAATTTCCTCGCCATCTTATTGGCGATTTTGGTGTTCTTAGGGCCAGTGGCGAAATCCGCCCAATTCCCTCTCCACGTCTGGCTACCAGATGCAATGGAAGGTCCCACACCCATTTCAGCCCTGATTCACGCCGCCACAATGGTAGCAGCCGGTGTCTTCCTGATTGCCCGGATGTACCCCGTATTTGAACACGTCCCAGTCGCCATGAACGTCATTGCCTTTACCGGGGCATTTACGGCGTTTTTGGGGGCTAGCATTGCCATCACCCAAAATGACATCAAAAAGGGTCTAGCTTATTCCACCATCTCCCAATTAGGCTACATGGTGATGGCGATGGGGTTAGGCTCATACAGTGCGGGATTGTTCCACCTGATGACTCACGCCTACTTTAAGGCCATGTTGTTCTTAGGTTCCGGTTCCGTGATTCACGGTATGGAAGGCGTTGTCGGTCATGATGCCGTTTTAGCGCAGGATATGCGCTTGATGGGAGGACTGCGAAAGTATATGCCCATCACCGGGATTACTTTCTTGATTGGTTGCTTGGCAATTTCTGGTGTGCCACCTTTTGCAGGTTTTTGGTCAAAAGATGAAATTCTCGGTAAGGCTTTTGAAGCCAGCCCCCTGCTGTGGTTGATTGGCTGGTTAACTGCCGGAATTACAGCTTTCTATATGTTTAGAATGTACTTCATGACATTTGAAGGCAAATTCCGGGGTACTGACGAGAAAATCAAGGCTAAACTCAAAAAAGCCGCCGCCCCAATCATTGTGGAATTAGATTCCGCCGCACTAGCACCTAATTTTGGTCCTGGGGCGATGAAAAAAGGAGAATTGGCAGCAAATGCTCATGACTCCCACGAACATCACAGCGATACTCCTCATGAATCGCCGTGGACGATGACTTTGCCTTTGGCGCTGTTGGCTATACCTTCAATGTTGATTGGTTTGGTGGGGACACCTTATGCCAATTACTTCGAGGAGTTTATTTTTCCCCCTAGCGAAACCCTCTCCGAAGTTTTGGAAAAAGCTGCTGAGTTTAACCCGACGGAATTTTACGTCATGGCGGGGGCTTCAGTGGGTATTTCCTTGATTGGCATTACCTTGGCTTCGCTGATGTACCTGCGGGGTAAAATTGACCCAGCTGCGATCGCATCTCAAATCAAACCACTTTACGATCTATCCCTCAACAAGTGGTATTTCGATGACATTTACCATCGTGTCTTTGTTTTAGGCTTACGTCGCCTAGCTAGACAAGTCATGGAAGTTGACTTCCGCGTTGTAGATGGTGCTGTTAACCTTACAGGCTTTTTCACCCTCGTTAGTGGTGAAGGTCTGAAGTACCTAGAAAACGGTCGCGCTCAATTCTATGCCTTGATTATCTTTGGGGCTGTTTTGGGCTTAGTGATTGTCTTCGGTGTAACCTAG